In the Sediminispirochaeta bajacaliforniensis DSM 16054 genome, one interval contains:
- a CDS encoding ABC transporter permease: protein MVNEDKRVGVLKRMLSVRGMGQVLTVTVGLIFLCVVFAILNPVFFSSKNLSNLLRQIAPILLIGIGQSYVLITGNIDLSIGSVVGMSTMISATLMTKGINPWVSVLLTLIACLAVGVGNGLLVSLCKVPPFIATLGTMTIARGIAQIANNNYNTDSIGEAAQGFRDFFYYGKTFNLYNTIWIAFVLWAIFNFVLSRTRTGRHIYAVGSNIDAARLSGVNIVVVTTKTYVISAFCSTVVGLIFCATSGMGAMDAGTTYELYAVAASVIGGVSTLGGQGLLLGTVVGASIWGVLQNGLQFAGAPVAIRNIIIGVIVVVSVLLDVIVRSGSFKLRKDKSAAQAAEA from the coding sequence ATGGTTAACGAAGATAAGAGAGTAGGTGTCTTAAAACGGATGTTATCGGTCCGGGGTATGGGGCAGGTGCTCACCGTAACGGTTGGTTTGATTTTCCTTTGTGTAGTGTTCGCCATCCTTAATCCTGTATTTTTCTCGTCAAAGAATTTGAGCAATCTCCTTCGTCAGATAGCTCCTATTTTGCTCATTGGTATTGGTCAATCATATGTACTTATCACCGGCAATATCGACCTTTCGATTGGTTCGGTGGTCGGGATGTCGACAATGATCAGTGCTACTCTCATGACCAAGGGAATCAACCCATGGGTTTCGGTATTGTTAACCCTTATCGCTTGTCTTGCTGTCGGAGTGGGTAACGGTCTGCTTGTTTCTCTATGCAAGGTTCCTCCCTTTATTGCAACCCTTGGAACCATGACCATCGCCCGGGGAATCGCACAGATCGCCAACAACAACTACAATACCGATTCCATCGGAGAGGCGGCGCAGGGATTTCGAGACTTTTTCTACTATGGGAAGACCTTTAATCTCTACAACACCATATGGATAGCCTTTGTGTTGTGGGCCATTTTCAATTTTGTCCTCAGCAGGACACGGACAGGACGCCATATTTATGCAGTCGGTTCGAATATCGATGCAGCCCGGCTTTCCGGGGTCAATATTGTTGTCGTCACGACCAAGACCTACGTGATCAGCGCCTTTTGTTCGACGGTCGTCGGTTTGATTTTTTGTGCAACCAGCGGGATGGGAGCAATGGATGCGGGAACCACCTACGAATTGTATGCTGTTGCTGCTTCGGTTATCGGCGGTGTTTCCACCCTCGGCGGCCAGGGGCTCTTGCTCGGTACCGTGGTCGGTGCCTCAATCTGGGGCGTTTTACAGAATGGTCTGCAGTTTGCAGGTGCCCCGGTGGCCATTCGAAACATTATTATCGGTGTTATTGTTGTCGTCAGCGTTTTGCTTGATGTGATTGTCCGGTCAGGTTCCTTCAAGCTGCGGAAGGATAAAAGCGCAGCACAGGCCGCGGAAGCCTAA
- a CDS encoding ABC transporter substrate-binding protein, giving the protein MKKSIRVMVAMMVLLSVGATLFASGSQESGKYKIYLITMDQMDQHWVNVDAGCQKAAEELGDVSYKWMAPDVKDDAKQIEMINNAVAGGAQAILLAANGPTAVTSALKEASDAGVKILYVDSAADFPGYQTLATDNKAAGKTAGEEMIKALAASGVTSGKIGIVNVNAATASTVAREAGFREAFKGTDFEILETQYSDGDAARSNDIAANYITLGCVGIFGANEGCTVGTGNAIQEAGKNIIGVGFDKSDMILSLIKNGYLLATMAQNPDVMGYEGMKSAVKVLKGEDVGAKYVDTGVSVITKDKL; this is encoded by the coding sequence ATGAAGAAGAGCATTCGGGTTATGGTTGCGATGATGGTGCTTTTGAGTGTGGGAGCCACACTTTTCGCATCGGGTTCGCAGGAATCGGGTAAGTACAAGATTTATTTGATCACCATGGATCAGATGGACCAGCACTGGGTAAACGTGGATGCCGGCTGTCAGAAAGCCGCCGAGGAACTGGGAGATGTTTCTTATAAGTGGATGGCACCCGATGTAAAAGATGATGCCAAACAGATTGAGATGATCAACAACGCCGTTGCCGGTGGTGCACAGGCCATTCTTCTTGCTGCCAACGGGCCTACCGCCGTTACCAGTGCCCTGAAAGAGGCTTCCGACGCAGGGGTAAAGATTCTCTATGTCGATTCCGCCGCTGATTTTCCTGGTTATCAAACCCTTGCTACCGACAACAAAGCCGCCGGAAAGACAGCTGGTGAAGAAATGATCAAGGCCCTTGCTGCCTCAGGTGTTACCAGCGGCAAGATCGGTATCGTGAATGTTAATGCAGCAACAGCCAGCACTGTGGCCCGTGAAGCGGGCTTCCGCGAAGCCTTCAAAGGAACCGATTTTGAAATTCTTGAAACCCAGTACTCTGACGGCGATGCGGCCCGCTCCAACGATATTGCCGCCAACTACATTACCCTTGGTTGTGTGGGAATCTTCGGTGCCAACGAAGGCTGTACCGTAGGAACCGGAAACGCCATTCAGGAGGCCGGAAAGAATATCATCGGTGTAGGCTTTGATAAATCAGATATGATCCTGAGCCTTATCAAGAACGGCTACCTGCTTGCAACCATGGCTCAGAATCCTGACGTAATGGGCTACGAGGGAATGAAGAGTGCCGTGAAGGTCCTCAAGGGTGAAGACGTCGGTGCGAAGTATGTCGATACCGGCGTTTCCGTTATTACAAAAGACAAGCTCTAA
- a CDS encoding sugar ABC transporter ATP-binding protein, with protein sequence MRKELLWLDRITIYRENVKLLDSLSMHLFVGEILGLIPINAQGLEELLDLIKYNGPIRYGYVWFFERVVNDYRWKRSTANPVAVIEKRSRLIGSMSVTDNIFVVRGGMKKYLINDGVLSDQLERLCEGLDISIPPHEPVERLPFFTRWLVELLKAVVAGARLIIIRDVSNVASPVDLSRIHRVIRYYASLGLSFLYVCNHHEEVFPLCNRTVLMEDGKILKTLRADQMNNDLMCRFPQGFVFFINKDAPRQTTDKRRAEKPVLELRNLYRETIQDLSLSLFAGECLILLDLDNSLLSPFLALCRDKKTPEKGSIRIAGRSFSKARRLFAFIDEKPTRSNLFADMSYLDNLCFLADDRLPFFWTKRRYLRSIRREYLPLIGPVIDAPSLAGLSLHDLYELVYHRILLQKPRLVVCVQPFAGIDFYQRLRIIQLINLIRQRGIAVLILAVSLSDSLQVADRLLVVKNGRVVREIARQTFSSLDSVHISKE encoded by the coding sequence ATGAGGAAGGAGCTCCTGTGGCTTGACAGAATCACGATCTATCGGGAAAACGTCAAGTTGCTTGATTCGCTGAGCATGCATCTCTTTGTGGGGGAAATTCTCGGGCTTATACCCATCAACGCCCAGGGGTTGGAGGAGCTCCTCGACCTCATCAAGTATAACGGGCCTATCCGTTACGGTTATGTGTGGTTTTTCGAGAGGGTAGTGAATGACTATCGCTGGAAGCGTTCGACTGCGAATCCTGTTGCCGTTATTGAAAAACGGAGCAGGCTCATCGGGTCGATGAGTGTTACCGACAATATATTCGTTGTTCGTGGCGGCATGAAAAAGTACCTCATAAACGATGGGGTGCTTTCCGATCAGTTGGAACGGTTGTGTGAGGGGCTTGATATCTCAATTCCCCCGCATGAACCGGTAGAACGATTGCCCTTTTTTACGCGCTGGCTGGTGGAATTGCTGAAAGCAGTGGTTGCCGGTGCCCGTTTGATCATTATTAGGGATGTTAGTAATGTTGCGAGTCCCGTTGACCTGTCGCGTATCCATCGGGTGATTCGCTACTATGCCTCCCTCGGCCTCTCGTTTCTCTATGTCTGCAACCATCATGAAGAGGTTTTTCCCCTTTGCAATCGAACGGTCTTGATGGAGGATGGGAAAATCCTCAAGACCCTGCGAGCGGACCAAATGAATAACGATCTCATGTGCCGCTTCCCCCAGGGGTTTGTTTTTTTTATTAACAAGGATGCTCCCAGGCAGACAACCGATAAGCGGAGAGCCGAAAAACCCGTTCTTGAGCTTCGAAATCTCTATCGGGAGACGATTCAGGACCTTTCGCTCTCACTTTTTGCCGGTGAATGCCTTATCCTCCTTGACCTCGATAATTCCCTGCTTTCCCCATTCCTCGCTCTTTGTCGTGATAAAAAAACGCCGGAAAAGGGGAGTATCCGTATAGCGGGCCGCTCTTTTTCAAAAGCCAGACGGCTTTTTGCCTTCATCGATGAAAAACCCACCCGCAGTAACCTCTTCGCCGATATGAGCTATCTGGATAACCTTTGTTTCCTTGCCGATGATCGTCTCCCGTTCTTCTGGACAAAGAGGCGTTATCTGCGAAGCATTCGACGGGAATACCTTCCGCTGATAGGACCGGTGATCGATGCCCCTTCCCTTGCAGGGCTCTCGCTCCACGATCTTTATGAGTTGGTCTATCATCGTATATTGTTACAGAAACCGCGTCTGGTTGTCTGTGTCCAGCCTTTTGCCGGCATCGATTTCTATCAGAGACTTCGTATCATTCAGCTTATCAATCTGATCAGGCAGCGGGGAATTGCTGTCCTCATTCTTGCTGTCAGTCTTTCCGATTCCCTTCAGGTCGCCGACCGGCTTTTGGTGGTAAAAAACGGCAGAGTCGTGCGAGAAATAGCGCGACAGACCTTCTCTTCTCTCGATTCCGTACACATATCCAAAGAATGA
- a CDS encoding response regulator has translation MTVVVLDDEEKVCRLILQLVDWSSLGMEVVGTAYNGIDGLALVERERPDLVITDIRMPGLDGLELIRRIRESTEGIDFIIVSGYHQFEYAHNAIRYGVEDYLLKPIKKDELTATLEKIAERHYRRVSAEQSSRELAARLENSLGKLRKDFFHDFVFAFPSDCHVELETINDTYGYHFRDGLFQAIMIKIDCPPSDFSDGIVRMIAEKAESASHAFLDGCSSDLELYIGVCRIHIVIGYPESERQEVRKAVKRINDELQVQGSIFEVVQLTTSLGQAIDAIGRIAESRRDAEIAIGQRLFSQTGQLYEELPPFSSGSCNDALAVWNRDMEHACDLLDTEAAMGAVDRLMRSVLSQKACTGVLLLDALKDAGHRLFVLLRNRGEEFLEDLSALERRFESELDLLPSVKALHDRLRTLTKTLLESMAESRRQAESRPIREARRYIGDHYRESGISLEQVADIVGLSPSYFSLIFKRETGSGFLEYLTGIRIDYAKELLRSSKQTVAQISSAIGYSDTKYFTRLFKRMVGIKPSEFRKLYS, from the coding sequence GTGACGGTCGTTGTTCTCGACGATGAAGAAAAAGTGTGTCGGTTGATACTTCAGCTGGTTGATTGGTCTTCCCTGGGAATGGAGGTGGTCGGTACGGCATACAACGGCATCGACGGCCTGGCCCTTGTAGAGCGTGAAAGGCCCGATCTTGTCATTACCGATATCCGTATGCCCGGACTTGACGGCCTTGAGTTGATCAGACGAATCAGGGAAAGTACGGAAGGTATCGATTTTATCATTGTAAGCGGTTATCATCAGTTCGAATATGCCCATAACGCTATTCGTTACGGTGTAGAGGATTACTTGCTCAAGCCCATTAAAAAGGATGAGTTGACAGCCACCTTGGAAAAGATAGCGGAACGGCATTATCGGCGTGTTTCTGCAGAGCAGAGTAGTCGGGAACTTGCTGCTCGTCTTGAAAACAGCCTTGGCAAACTTCGAAAAGATTTTTTCCATGATTTTGTCTTTGCTTTCCCTTCCGATTGTCATGTTGAACTGGAAACGATCAACGATACCTATGGCTATCACTTTCGCGACGGCCTTTTTCAAGCCATCATGATAAAGATTGATTGTCCGCCCTCTGATTTTTCCGACGGTATTGTGCGCATGATCGCGGAAAAGGCGGAATCGGCTTCTCATGCCTTTCTCGATGGGTGTTCAAGCGATTTGGAACTTTATATCGGCGTGTGTCGGATACATATTGTGATTGGGTATCCGGAATCGGAACGACAAGAAGTAAGAAAAGCGGTAAAACGTATCAACGACGAATTGCAAGTCCAGGGGAGTATCTTTGAGGTCGTTCAGCTTACCACTTCCCTCGGACAGGCCATCGATGCTATCGGACGAATAGCCGAGTCCCGCAGAGATGCCGAGATCGCCATAGGACAACGCCTCTTTTCTCAAACCGGTCAGCTGTATGAGGAGCTTCCCCCTTTTTCGTCCGGTTCTTGTAATGATGCCCTGGCCGTATGGAATCGTGATATGGAACATGCCTGTGATCTCCTTGATACAGAGGCGGCCATGGGGGCTGTCGACAGACTAATGCGCTCGGTGTTGTCACAGAAAGCGTGTACAGGCGTTCTTCTTCTTGATGCGCTCAAGGATGCCGGTCATCGCCTTTTTGTTCTTTTAAGAAATCGCGGTGAGGAGTTCCTTGAAGATCTTTCGGCCCTTGAGAGGCGTTTCGAGAGTGAATTGGACCTCCTGCCTAGTGTAAAGGCCCTGCATGATCGTCTTCGCACACTCACAAAGACTCTTTTGGAATCGATGGCCGAATCACGGCGACAGGCGGAGAGCCGGCCAATCAGAGAGGCCAGACGTTACATCGGTGATCACTACAGGGAGAGCGGAATTTCTCTTGAACAGGTAGCCGACATAGTGGGTCTCAGCCCCTCTTATTTCAGCCTCATATTCAAACGGGAAACAGGGTCCGGTTTCCTTGAGTATCTGACTGGTATCCGCATTGATTACGCAAAAGAGCTTCTGCGCTCTTCCAAGCAGACGGTCGCTCAGATTTCTTCTGCGATCGGGTATAGCGATACGAAGTATTTTACCCGGCTTTTTAAACGGATGGTTGGAATAAAACCGAGTGAATTTCGCAAGTTGTACAGTTGA
- a CDS encoding sensor histidine kinase, whose product MVRKMGLMVQLLLLFALLFFAMLIAVVVLWSLAAEEIVSIWLPLLFSVFLATLFGITWQKIVVPFNETEKLLALFAAGYTLEGVYDVRYPYSAGMHDTLARLNELLQTRDLLQASKRQEQYLALQNQINPHFLYNTLEGIRSEALSAGVHSIAEMTEALSTFFRYTISTMDHLVTVEDELGNIETYFLIQQYRFGKRLQLRIEIDEAERSEIYAYRLPKLILQPIVENSILHGLERKVGEGLLRVQLETTETRLLITVSDDGVGMENEVLEELNRNLAIRSLSHVSGGRNRGGIAIVNVNNRIKLLFGEQYGVTITSTPSVGTDVEVVLPRIVDQKSGVQ is encoded by the coding sequence GTGGTTCGAAAAATGGGTTTGATGGTACAGCTTTTACTACTCTTTGCACTTCTTTTCTTTGCCATGCTCATCGCCGTGGTGGTGCTATGGTCCCTTGCCGCCGAAGAGATTGTCTCAATCTGGCTTCCCTTGCTTTTCTCCGTTTTTCTGGCGACCCTTTTTGGCATAACCTGGCAGAAGATCGTGGTTCCCTTTAACGAAACTGAGAAATTGCTTGCACTTTTTGCAGCGGGTTATACCCTGGAGGGGGTCTACGACGTCCGGTATCCCTACAGCGCGGGAATGCATGACACCCTTGCAAGGCTGAACGAGCTCTTGCAGACCCGGGATCTGCTTCAGGCGAGTAAACGTCAGGAACAGTATCTTGCCCTGCAAAACCAGATAAATCCCCATTTTCTCTATAACACCCTGGAGGGTATTCGCAGCGAGGCCTTAAGTGCGGGGGTACATTCCATAGCCGAAATGACCGAGGCCCTTTCCACCTTCTTCCGCTATACCATCAGTACCATGGATCATCTTGTTACGGTCGAGGATGAGCTCGGCAATATCGAAACCTATTTTCTGATTCAGCAGTATCGCTTCGGCAAGCGGCTGCAGCTGCGTATTGAGATAGACGAGGCTGAGCGCTCGGAAATTTATGCCTACCGCTTGCCCAAGCTGATTCTTCAGCCCATTGTAGAGAACTCTATTCTGCATGGCCTGGAACGTAAGGTCGGGGAGGGGCTCTTGCGGGTTCAGCTGGAAACGACCGAGACCCGCCTACTCATTACCGTGAGTGACGATGGCGTCGGCATGGAAAACGAAGTGCTCGAGGAACTAAATCGAAATCTTGCCATACGTTCTCTAAGTCATGTGAGTGGAGGACGGAATCGGGGTGGCATTGCGATCGTAAACGTCAATAACCGCATCAAACTTCTTTTTGGTGAGCAATATGGGGTGACCATTACCAGTACACCATCCGTCGGTACCGACGTGGAGGTTGTTTTGCCGCGGATCGTTGATCAAAAATCGGGGGTACAATGA
- a CDS encoding sugar ABC transporter ATP-binding protein — protein MNEVIVTMEHIDKSFPGVKALDDVSFELRSGEVMALLGENGAGKSTLMKILSGVYTRDKGDLTIFGESVGDLNPKLAKRHGVAIIHQELNMCPHLTVAENIFLGREHVVAGGILNDRDMRHQAADILGQLQIDIDPDMLVGDLAVSKQQMVEIAKALSSNARILIMDEPTSALTSKEIDDLFILIRQLRAKGHGIVYISHRLEELKHIVDRVTIMRDGKFILQSNFTDLTMDQIIGNMVGREINEQFPRIEGHKGKTIFEVRSLNAGRMVRDVSFTVNEGEIVGIAGLMGAGRTETTRAIFGIDARDSGGFILDGMPISIDSPASAIRQGVVLVPEDRKKDGLCIKLSIRENIALPNLDIICNRLGVVNRHRESEMVRQTKKSFSVRMPNADVPAASLSGGNQQKIVVGKWLARKSRIVMFDEPTRGIDVAAKVEIYNLMNELKREGIGVLFVSSEMSEIMGIADRIIVMCDGRVTGELDASEVTQEKILELATRFEDKFGEEREPA, from the coding sequence ATGAACGAAGTAATCGTAACCATGGAACATATTGATAAGTCGTTTCCCGGGGTCAAGGCACTGGATGACGTCTCTTTCGAGCTGCGTTCGGGAGAGGTAATGGCCCTTTTGGGAGAAAACGGCGCAGGTAAGTCCACCCTCATGAAAATTCTCAGCGGTGTCTATACCCGCGACAAAGGGGACCTCACCATTTTCGGAGAGTCGGTAGGGGACCTGAACCCTAAGCTGGCGAAAAGGCATGGTGTTGCAATCATCCATCAGGAACTCAACATGTGCCCTCATCTTACCGTTGCCGAGAATATTTTCCTCGGGAGGGAACATGTGGTTGCAGGGGGGATCCTCAACGATCGGGATATGAGGCACCAGGCGGCGGATATCCTTGGCCAGCTTCAGATCGATATCGATCCCGACATGCTTGTCGGTGACCTTGCTGTTTCCAAACAGCAGATGGTGGAGATTGCAAAGGCTCTCTCCAGTAATGCACGTATTCTCATCATGGATGAGCCGACCAGTGCCCTGACAAGCAAAGAGATCGACGATCTTTTTATCCTTATCAGGCAACTGAGAGCGAAAGGACACGGTATCGTCTATATAAGTCACCGTCTTGAAGAGCTGAAACATATCGTTGATCGGGTGACCATCATGCGGGATGGGAAGTTCATCCTTCAAAGCAATTTTACCGATTTGACCATGGATCAAATTATCGGAAACATGGTCGGCCGAGAGATCAATGAACAGTTTCCGCGTATCGAAGGTCACAAGGGAAAGACCATTTTCGAGGTGCGTTCCCTCAATGCCGGACGGATGGTCCGCGATGTCTCCTTTACGGTCAATGAAGGAGAAATCGTAGGCATTGCCGGTTTGATGGGTGCGGGCAGAACCGAGACGACCCGGGCGATTTTCGGTATTGATGCGAGGGATTCAGGAGGTTTTATCCTTGACGGTATGCCCATTTCCATTGATTCTCCCGCAAGCGCCATTCGTCAGGGCGTGGTCCTTGTTCCCGAAGATCGTAAGAAAGATGGACTGTGCATAAAACTCTCCATCCGTGAAAATATCGCCTTACCGAACCTTGATATCATCTGTAACCGTCTGGGCGTGGTAAACCGCCACCGTGAGTCGGAGATGGTGCGGCAGACGAAAAAGAGTTTTTCCGTGCGCATGCCGAATGCCGACGTTCCCGCCGCCAGCCTTTCTGGAGGAAACCAACAGAAGATCGTAGTAGGTAAGTGGCTTGCAAGAAAAAGCCGAATAGTTATGTTCGACGAACCGACCCGAGGTATCGATGTTGCGGCGAAGGTTGAGATCTACAACCTCATGAACGAATTAAAGCGCGAAGGGATCGGGGTTCTGTTCGTCTCGTCTGAAATGTCGGAAATCATGGGCATTGCCGACAGAATCATCGTGATGTGCGACGGAAGGGTAACAGGGGAGCTTGATGCTTCGGAGGTTACCCAGGAAAAGATCCTCGAACTTGCGACCAGATTTGAAGACAAGTTTGGTGAGGAACGGGAACCGGCATAA
- a CDS encoding triose-phosphate isomerase, whose amino-acid sequence MELIGSEKRSFPLVRRDLPELYRDQFPYTAVPRIRFDGVDVPINLPKEIWITDTTFRDGQQSRPPYTPKQIAHIYSLLHKLSGEKGLIRQTEFFIYSERDREALGLCQAQGYRFPEITSWIRADKKDFQLVTSLGLKETGILTSVSDYHIFLKLKSDRAKMADAYLGIVKECLAEGIIPRCHFEDVTRADVYGFCLPLAEKLLDLSQEAKVPVKIRLCDTMGYGVTYPGAVLPRSVPRLVHAFHSELGYPSELLEWHGHNDFHKVHINAASAWLYGCASNNTSILGYGERTGNPPLEAAVIEYMSLTGDDSIDTTVISEIADYFRSEIRADIPENYPFTGENFNTTRAGIHADGILKNPEIYNIFDTETLLGRPIRTMVTDKSGLAGIARWLNENVSLIKSGKCEKVTKRSPGIRHIALWVSTQYTHGRTTAISYDELMAQARRYLPGLFESELDKAKEEAKRIAMVIAEDVTHAPELETLDPAVMDGYLGKIVKREGSIQLLAVTNTDGFRISQIYSKHGEKSLFRNLLTKNFQEKEWFRQVLETGKPYISHLFFSLYTNRLILTAAFPIRDEKGNIRAVIDIDFMFEELMKLINKLPEGIVQDDAR is encoded by the coding sequence ATGGAGCTTATTGGTTCTGAAAAAAGAAGTTTTCCATTGGTTCGGAGGGATCTTCCCGAACTGTATCGCGATCAGTTCCCCTATACGGCTGTTCCAAGAATCAGATTTGACGGCGTTGATGTTCCTATTAATCTTCCCAAGGAGATATGGATAACCGATACCACCTTTCGTGATGGGCAGCAGTCCCGGCCTCCCTATACGCCCAAACAGATCGCCCATATCTATAGCCTTCTCCACAAGCTTTCCGGAGAAAAGGGCCTCATTCGACAGACCGAATTTTTTATCTACAGCGAGCGTGACCGTGAGGCCCTGGGCCTGTGTCAGGCTCAGGGATATCGATTCCCCGAGATTACCTCCTGGATACGAGCCGATAAAAAGGATTTTCAATTGGTTACATCCCTGGGGCTGAAGGAGACTGGTATTCTGACCTCGGTTTCCGACTACCATATCTTCCTAAAACTGAAATCGGACCGGGCAAAGATGGCGGATGCCTATCTCGGCATTGTAAAAGAGTGCCTTGCCGAGGGCATCATTCCCCGCTGTCATTTCGAGGATGTTACACGGGCGGATGTCTATGGATTCTGCCTGCCCCTTGCGGAAAAACTCCTGGATCTTTCCCAGGAGGCAAAGGTGCCGGTTAAAATCCGGCTTTGCGATACCATGGGATACGGGGTCACCTATCCCGGAGCCGTGCTTCCCCGCTCGGTCCCCAGGCTGGTGCATGCCTTTCACTCCGAATTGGGCTATCCCTCGGAATTACTCGAATGGCACGGCCATAATGATTTTCATAAGGTCCATATCAATGCCGCAAGCGCCTGGCTCTACGGTTGCGCATCCAACAATACCAGTATCCTGGGCTATGGTGAACGTACTGGAAACCCTCCTCTTGAGGCGGCAGTCATCGAATACATGTCGCTTACCGGTGATGATTCGATAGATACCACGGTCATAAGTGAGATTGCCGACTACTTTCGCAGTGAGATACGTGCCGACATACCGGAAAACTATCCCTTTACCGGAGAAAACTTCAACACCACCAGGGCGGGGATCCATGCCGACGGGATCCTCAAAAATCCCGAGATCTACAATATTTTCGATACCGAAACATTGCTTGGCCGCCCCATTCGCACCATGGTAACCGATAAATCCGGGCTTGCCGGTATCGCCCGCTGGCTCAACGAAAATGTTTCACTGATCAAATCGGGAAAATGCGAAAAGGTGACAAAACGTTCGCCCGGCATCCGCCATATAGCTCTCTGGGTTTCTACTCAATATACACATGGACGGACCACTGCAATATCATACGATGAGCTTATGGCACAGGCCAGGCGCTATCTTCCCGGGCTCTTTGAATCGGAACTGGACAAGGCAAAGGAAGAGGCAAAACGGATTGCCATGGTAATTGCTGAAGATGTGACCCATGCCCCGGAGCTGGAGACTCTCGATCCCGCTGTAATGGACGGTTACCTTGGCAAGATCGTCAAAAGGGAAGGATCGATCCAGCTTCTGGCCGTGACGAACACCGATGGTTTTCGCATAAGTCAAATTTATTCGAAGCATGGCGAGAAATCTCTGTTCAGAAACTTGCTTACCAAGAATTTTCAGGAAAAGGAGTGGTTCCGCCAGGTCCTTGAAACGGGTAAGCCGTATATATCCCATCTTTTCTTTTCCCTTTATACCAATAGGCTGATCTTGACTGCTGCGTTTCCCATTCGGGATGAGAAGGGAAATATCAGGGCCGTCATCGACATCGACTTCATGTTTGAAGAGTTAATGAAACTGATAAACAAATTGCCGGAGGGAATCGTTCAGGATGATGCCCGTTAG